The sequence TTTGGCGGATTAACTTGTGTTAATTTTGGGTTAGATGACATAGAAGAGTGCGGTTATATAAATAGCTCATTAGTTTGCACCACCCAGAATGCATTACAATGTACTTCGGCGTGTAAAATAGACATTGCTCAGTGCAAATGATAAAATTTATTTTATAATTTAATTTTAATTATTAAAAAAAGATAATTATTTTATGCCTAACGATAATATACCAAAAAATTTACCTATAGAAGGGAAAAGTTTATTAGATAATGTAGACCAAGCGCGAGATAACGCGCCTCAGCCGGAAGCACCAAAAGAAGAAACAAAGATAAATAATCCGGAAACGGAAGATATTTTTTTTAATGTTACAGAAGCTCCGCCAATAAGCGCAAAGCCTCAAGAAAATATGGGAGCAGAGGGGCAAGGATCGGGAATACCACAAGAACCGGCTTTTTTAGAAACCCCACATCAGGGTTTTAAGAAGGTTTTGATTACGATTGTTTCATTGATTGTTATGGCAGGTCTTCTGGCAGGAGGCGGATATTGGGTTTATGTTCAATTTTTACGTCCGGCACCACTTAATCCAAATCTAAATATAAATATAAACTCAAATAATTTACCAGCAACGCAAACAAATCAGCAAGTAGAGGAACAGGTTACAATTCCTTTGGATAGCGATAATGACGGATTAACGGATGAGCGAGAAATTACGCTCGGTACAGATCCAAGAAATCCAGATACTGATGGAGATAGATTATTTGATAGAGAAGAGGTTGAGGTTTATAATACCGACCCATTAAACAAAGATACGGATGGTGATACTTATGAAGATGGAGCTGAAGTTCAAGGCGGATATGACCCTAAGGGACCGGGAAAATTGATTAAGATTCCGGCAGGCGAATAAATATAAAAATAATATAATTAAATTTATTATGGAGGAAGCTACGCAACAAAAAAATCAGGAACCTGTTAAACCGGAAGAAAAAAAAGTGCGATTTAATGTTATGCCTCAGGAGTTTCGTGCTATTTCGCCAAAAGCAAAAATACCCAAAAAATTTATTTTTGCAGCAGCGGGAGCCGGTATATTGGTTATTGCCATAATAATCGGAGTTGTTGTATTTAATAGTGGAAAAGAAAATAAGATTATCGTTGAAACGTCGACAGAGCCCACAGAAACGGTCGTAGAAAAACCACAAGAACCGACAGCTAGTACATCGACAGGACTTTTTACGCCCGCAGAAGAACCGGTCCAAGTTTCTCCTACGCCAGAAGAACCAATCGGAACCTTGGTACAGGGAAACGATTCTGATGCTGATGGGCTATCGGATAAAGAAGAAGCTATATTTCAAACAGACACAACCAGACCAGATACTGATTCGGACGGGTTCTTAGATGGAAATGAAGTATTTAATCTTTATAATCCCGCGGCAGTTGCTCCAGTAGGACTTTTAGAATCAGGCATAGCAAAGCTTTATCGAAATGCTACGGAAGGTTATAGTATTTTTTATCCTTCACTTTGGTCTACTTCAAGCACTTCTAATACAAGCATGGTAAGTTTTTTATCAGGCGAATCCGAAAGTATTAATATAACAGTGGTAGAAGCGCCCGAAGCGATTACTCTGCGAAGTTGGTATATAAGTGAATATCCGGATAAAGATATAAATAATCTACAATCATACACAAATAAGCAAGGTTATCGTGGATTGCAGGATACGGATCGGCTTAATACATATATAAAAGAAGGAAATAAGGTTTTTATTATCAATTATTCTTTGGGCGTAACCAATAAGATTTGGTATAGGCGTTTATATGATATGATGCTTAATAGTCTGAAGCTTGAGTAAAGTTCTTAACTTTGTATTTTAATATATGATTAATTTTGAGATGAATGGGGGAGTTGCAGGGCTGAAAGAGGACGTAAAAAAATTAGAAAAAGCCCTTTTTCAAGAATTTAAGAAAGATGGGGACATTTCTATTGCTTTTGTAGATAGTAAAACGAGTAAAAAATTAAATAAGACATATCGTGGCAAAAATAAACCGGCTAATATTTTAACTTTTGTATATAATGACGAGGATTCCTTGGGAGAAATTATTTTGTGTAAAGAAGAGCTAAAGCATTTTGCCAAAGAACAAAATATTTCTATAAAAAAAGCAGCAATTTATTTAATTATTCATGGAATGTGTCATATTTTTGGATTTACTCATAAAATAAATAAAAAGGCAGTTCAAATGGAAAAGAAAGAAATGAAGATAAAAAAAATGATAAAAATATGAAAAATAGAATGTTGCGTAGCATTGGCAGCGCATTAAAAGGTTTTAGTATCATTTTGAAAGAAGAAAGGAATTTCAGAATACAAAATATCGTTGCAATAATCGTTATAGTTTTAATGAATATCTTTCCTTTATCTATCGTAGAGAAGGGAATATTGCTTTTATTAATTGTAATTATCCTTGTTTTGGAAATGTTTAATAGCATTATGGAACGTCTTTTGGATATTTTTAAGCCCAGAATGCATGCTTATGTAAAGGATATAAAGGATATTGCCGCAGGGACTGTTTTGATTTCTGCTGTCGGCGCCATAATAATAGGAGTTATTATTTTTTACCCACATTTAAAATTTTTTTTGACCTTTATTAAAAGATAATCTAAAATACTGATAGATATGCAAGAGAACATAATAGTCGGCCTTGATATCGGATCCCGCTCAATAAAGATGGCAGCAGGTGAGTTGGTGGTCACAGGAGACAAAGAGCAACTCCATATTCTAGGAGCAGTGGAAGTTCCGTCAGAAGGCATTAAAAAAGGAGTAATTTCTAACGTGGAAGATGTAATAAGTAGCATCTCTATTTGTCGTGATCGATTGGAGCGAGTCATGAATATACCGATAGAGCGAATTTATGCATCTGTGAATACGAATCAACTCTTATGCCAGGAATCAAGAGGCCTTGTCGGAGTAGGGAGACCAAATGGGGAGATTGTCGGAGAGGATACCTACCGTGCCTTAGAGCAAGCACAGACGGTCGTACGGCCGTCAAACTACGAAATCCTACATGTAATACCAAAAGGCTATTCTGTTGACGGACAGCCTAATATAAAGGATCCTATTGGAATGACAGGTATTCGGTTGGAAGTTGATGCATTTTTAATACAGATGCCATTAACGCATCTAAAAAATCTAACAAAGTGCATTCATAGAACAACAATGGAAATTGATGATGTTGTTTTAGGAATTTTAGCGAATGCGGAGAGTATGCTAACTCCAAAACAAAAAGATTTTGGTGCGGCGGTTATAGATATTGGCGCTGCGACAACGGGAGTAGCGGTTTATGAAGAGGGAGATTTGATACATCTGGCTATTTTACCGATTGGTTCGGATTATATAACACAGGATATAAATCTTTGTTTTAAAATTTCTCTTGAGATTGCGGAGAAATTGAAAATTAAGTATGGTTCTGCTTCTCCAAAAAATGTATCCAAAAAAGAAGAGATAAATCTTATTAATGAAGGGTATGGTGAAGAAGAGATTATTTCCCGTAAAGCATTGACGGAAATAATTGAAGCTAGGGTTGAGGAAATATTTTCAAAGGTAAATGCCGAACTTATAAAAGTAGGATTAGCTGGGCTTTTACCGGCAGGAGCCGTTCTTTGTGGCGGTGGAGCAAAATTGGAAGGTATCGTAGAATTGGCGAAGAAAGAATTAAAGCTTCCGGTTTCTATTGGATATCCGTTAGATGTTTCTAGTGTTTCCGAAAAAATTAGCGATCCTTCTTTTTCAACTGCGATAAGTTTGGTAAAGTGGGGGAGTTTGAATCAAGACTTTTCGGTTGATACTGTAAAAAAGATAATGCATAAATTGAAGGGTTTCGCCGGAAAGGGTCTCACTATTTTACGAGGCGGTTTTAAGAGCATTTGGAAATAGGGCATATCATAAAAAATATTGTTAAAATGGCAGAAGCCATTTTTTTTGTTGTAAATATTTTGTTGGATAAAAAATGTGTTCAACCAAGTTGACGCGTTTTTGTATGGTTGGTAAACTATAATAAATAGAGGAAATTATAATTAAATTAAAACAATATGCCAGAAGTAAAACCAGATATAGAAACCTTTGCTAAAATAAAAGTTGTTGGTGTTGGCGGTGGCGGTGGATCTGCTATAAATAGAATGATAAATAGCAAGATAAAAGGAGTAGAATTTTTAGCTGTTAATACCGACGTACAAGCACTTCATTTTTCAAAAGCAAATAAAAAAATAAATATAGGAAAACAAATTACACGAGGACTTGGCGCAGGCATGGATCCTGAACTTGGTAAGAAAGCGGCTGAAGAAAATCAAAATGAAATACGCGAATCATTAAAAGACTCGGATATGGTATTTATTACCTGTGGACTCGGTGGAGGAACTGGTTCAGGTGGAAGTCCTATTGTAGCTCAGATAGCCAGAGATACGGGTGCTCTTACTGTTGCAGTTGTAACCAAGCCTTTTTCATTTGAGGGTGTACAAAGGAAAGAAATTTCAGAAAAAGCATACGATGCACTATCTCAAGTAGTTGATGCAATAATTACTATTCCAAACGACAGGATATTGCAGATAGTTGAAAAAAAGACTTCTTTGATGGATGCGTTTGATATTGTAGACGATGTTCTGCGTCAGGGAGTTCAGGGGATATCGGAACTTATCACTGTTCCAGGGCAGATCAATGTTGATTTCGCCGATGTCAAAAAAATTATGAAAGAAGCAGGCACTGCTCTTATGGGAATTGGAAGAGGAAGTGGAGAGAATAGAGCGATAGAGGCGGCAAAGGCAGCTATCCAATCGCCACTTTTAGAAACTACGATAGATGGCGCAAAAGGAATTTTATTCAGTATCACCGGTAGTAGCGATTTGGGTATGAATGAAGTTTCTGAAGCGGCTAAAATTATTACTCAAAATGCCGATAGTGACGCAAGAGTAATCTGGGGAACGGTTATTGACGAATCGTTGAAAGATGAGGTAAAGATTACAGTGATAGCAACGGGTTTCGGGGGTGTAAAAATTTCGAAGCAAAGTCAAAATGCTTCAGGTTTTTATCCGCAACCGGATTTTATAAAAAAAAGCGAACCGTCATCGCGTCCTATTAAAAAAGAGGAGTCAAAAAAAGAAAACTTTAAAGTCACTGAAATTCGCGACGACGAAGAAAATGAAGAAGATGTAAACGAATTGGATATCCCCGCATTTTTGAGAAAGAAAATGTAAAAAACAGATTCTTGATTTATATTTTTTAGCACCTCGTTGGTTTATCCGACGAGGTGCTTTGTTTTTTAATAAATTTTTACAGATGTGGTATAATGATAAAAAATAAGTTATGCTCGTAATTTTGTAATTTGTATTTGGTTACGTGTTACATATTACGTGCTATATGACATATGCGTACAGACACAACTAAAGATGTCCAATCACTTTTAGAAGAAAATATAAAGCTTTCAAAGGCTATCTTGCATTCAACGGAAAAAACTCGCAAAGCCATGCAGTGGATGAAAATAATGTCTCTTTTACGAGTTATTATTATAATAATACCAATTATTATAGCCTTGATATACGTGCCTCCATTTCTAAGCCAGTTTTCGAAAACATTCGGAAGTTTTTATGGCGGGGAGCAATTTAATATTTTACAGCAATTACAAAATTTTAGTGGAGATACATTAGGTAATATTTTGCAATAATTATGCTAAAGCATTTAAAAAAAGAATATTATAATAAAACAAAAAATTTCAGTATCGTTATTGGAATCATTTTAATATTTTTTGCTAGTTTTATTTTTGGTTTAGCGGGAGGTATTTTAGCGCCACATTTGAATAGCGATTTTTTTGTTTGGCTTGGTGATTCTCTTAGCGGAAAAGAAGACATGGCTCAAACGCAAATAATTGAAAAGAATGTTAAGGCGTTAATTGAGGAAGATAGCGCAACAGTGAAAGCCGTTCAAAATGTTCTTGATTCTACGGTTAGCATAGTAATAAGTAAGGACATAAGTGCTTATTATGATCAAATAGGCTTATATATTTTTCCACTTGATATTTATTCAGAATCAGAACAGGATAGCGAGTCAAGCACTCCGCAAAAAACAGAAATAGGAGGCGGTTCGGGTTTTATTATTTCACAAGACGGATTAATTTTAACAAATAAACATGTTGTTTCTGATGCTAGCGCTGACTACGCTGTTATTCTATCTGACGGATCTAAATATGAAGCGGAGATACTGGCGACAGATCCGCTTATGGATTTGGCGATTTTAAAAATTAACGTAACTGGTCTTCCGGAAGCAACATTGGGTGACTCTGATGCTTTGACTCTCGGACAAGCAGTTATTGCCATTGGATATAGTCTGTCGCAATATCAGAATAGTGTAACCAAGGGTATTGTATCGGGCATTGAGCGACGCATTAGCGCTGAAGGAGAAACAATTGATGGAGCTATACAGACAGACGCAGCGATAAATCTCGGAAATTCCGGTGGGCCACTCATAAATCTGAAAGGAGAAGTTGTCGGAATAAACACAGCTGTAAATTTTGAAGGTCAGCTCATTGGTTTCGCGATCCCTATAAATAGCGCCAAGCAGGTAATAGATAGTATGAAAAGATTCGGAAAAATTGTTCGGCCGTGGTTGGGGGTGCGTTATATATTGTTGAACGAACAGATCAGTGCTTTAAATAATTTTCCGGTGGATTATGGAGCGTTGCTTGTAAAAGGCTCTTCGCTAACTGATTTAGCAATTATATCAAGTTCACCAGCCAATAAAGCGGGACTTGAAGAGGGGGATATTATTTTGGAGGTTGGCGGTAAAAAAGTTACAGAAAATTCTTCTTTGGCCAAAATAATTAGTAAATATGATGTTAACGACACAATAATTTTGAAAGTTTTACGTAAAGGAAAGGAGATAAGTGTAAGCGCAACTTTGGAAGAATTTGAAAAATAATAGTTTAAATTAAAGTTCAAAGTTTTTTTGAAAGATTAATATATCTATGAATAAACGTACAAAAATTATATGTACTATCGGTCCAGCAACTGAAAGTCCGGTTATTTTGAGCGCGCTTATAAAATCCGGTATGAATATTGCTCGGCTTAATTTTTCTCATGGCACGCATGATAATCATAAAAAATTAATAAAAAATATAAGAGCTGTGGCGAAAAAGAATAAAGCCGTTATTGGTATTATTGCGGATTTACAGGGACCAAAAATTCGTTTAGGAGAAATGGAAAAAGAAATAATTTTGAAAAAGAATGAAAGTTTGATTTTAACAACAGAAAAAGTTAAGCAAGAGAAAAACAAGATTTTAAAAATTGGGGTAACTTATAATAAACTACATAAAGATGTAAAAGTAGGTGATAGAATTTTGATAAATGATGGGTTGGTCGAATTGTTGGTTCAAAAAGTTCGTGAAAAACAGATATTTTGTAAAGTAAAAAATGACGGTTCCATTTCTTCGCATAAGGGGATGAATTTTCCTGATAGCAAAATTAGTTCTTCCTCACTTACTGCAAAAGATAAAAAAGATTTATTTTTTGCAATGAGCCAAAAGGTTGACTTTACTGCCATTTCTTTTGTCAGATCGGAAAAAGATATTATCTTGCTAAATAAGTTAATAGAAAAATTTGCTAAAAAATTAAAAGTTAAAAAACCAAGGACAGTTGCTAAAATAGAAAAAGGCGAAGCATTAGAAAATTTTGCAGGCATATTGGATAAAGTAGATGGTATTATGGTTGCAAGGGGAGATTTGGGGATAGAAATATCAGCAGAAGACGTTCCTCTTCGCCAAAAAGAAATAATTGCTCTTTGTCGGCAGAGTGCCAAGCCGGTTATCATTGCTACACAAATGCTGGATTCTATGATTAGAAATCCACGACCTACCAGGGCCGAAGTTTCTGACGTGGCAAATGCGGTAATGGATAACGTAGATGCTGTTATGCTTTCGGGTGAAACAGCCAGTGGCAAGTATCCAAAGGAAGCCGTAGAGATGATGTCAAAAATAATAATAGAAACAGAAGAATCGCCATATGATGATGTAAAAATAGAGGGGGGGTATGGTATGAATAAAGAAGATGGATTGGGAAAGTCGGTTAATATTTTAATTCGAGAAACAGGGATTAAGCAAGTAACGGATTTTTCCAGCACGGATTTATATAGGTATGTCAGTAAATGGCGTCCAGAGGCGGAAATTTTTAGAGTAATAAAAGGAATTGATTTATATCCGCTTTTATTTTGGGGTGTAAATCCGGTCATTACGGAAATAAAGGATATGAAAAAAATTATAAGTCGCCTGAAGGTAACTAAAAAATTAAAAAAGAAATTTATCTTACTCTCGGGTGAGGACAAGATAGAGATTATTGATTAGGTGATAAAATTGAGCTAATTATGAGAAATATCGTTTTTGCGATATTTTTTAATTTTCAGTTGATTTTTTTTCTAAAATATGCTTAAATTAGAACAAGAGGTTCATTGAAAAAGAGGAGGAGTAAGATGAACGGGAACTTATCAAAAATGCGAGCAGCGCTATATATGCTTTTGTTATTTGGTATCTTTGTCACAGTCTATCAATGGTGTTTTTATAAAGAAGAAGTTATAACCGATATTTCTCTTAGTGAATTTAAGACAGCTGTTGAACAGGGCAAAGTTAAGTCTCCGGTTACAACTCAAGGACGCGTTATCACGGGTCAATACAACGACAGTAAAAAATTTAAAAGTTTTAATGAAGCCGATTCTCCTTTGAATGATTTTTTGCGTAAGCATAATGTGCTTCAAATTGTGCAAAAAGAAGAAGGTCCTTCTGTGTTGAGTAGTTTGCTTTATGGTTTTTTGCCGATTATTATTTTAGTTTTGCTTATTGTTTTTTTTATGAAAAAAATGCAAGGTCAGGCCGGACAGGCAATGAACTTTGGCAAAGCCAAGACTTATGAACCGCAAAATAAAGATAAAGTTGTTTTTGCCGATGTTGCCGGAATTGATGAAGCAAAAGAAGAACTTGAAGAAATTATAGAATTCTTGCGTCATCCAAAAAAGCTTTCGCGGTTGGGCGGAAAAGTTCCAAAGGGCGTGCTTTTGATGGGTGCTCCTGGAACAGGTAAAACGCTTTTGGCTAGAGCTATTGCCGGTGAAGCGGATGCAAAATTTTATTCCATTGCAGGTTCAGAGTTTGTGGAGATGTTTGTTGGAGTCGGCGCATCCCGAGTTCGTGATTTGTTTAAAATAGCAAGGCAAAATACCCCGTGTGTGATATTTATTGATGAAATTGATGCGGTTGGCAGGCATAGAGGCACCGGTTATGGCGGAGGCAATGACGAGCGCGAACAGACATTAAATCAAATTTTATCGGAAATGGATGGCTTTGCGCATGATGATGCTATTGTTCTTATTGGTGCTACAAACAGGCCAGATGTTCTTGACCCAGCGCTTTTGCGTCCCGGCAGATTTGATAGGCAGGTCGTGGTTCCAAGGCCCGATTTAAAAGGCAGAGAAGCTATTCTCAAGGTTCATGCTAGGGGTAAAATAATTAGTGAAGATGTCGATTTTTTCAAAATTGCCAGAGGAACACCGGGATTTTCGGGAGCTGATTTGGAAAATCTTTGCAATGAAGCCGCGCTTATTGCTGCCAAGCTGGATAAAAAAGCGGTTCAGCAAGACGATTTTGAATATGCGAGAGAAAAGATTTTGATGGGTAGGGAAAAGCCGACTGTAATTTCTGAAGAGGAAAGAAAAGTAATTGCTGTTCATGAATCAGGGCATGCGCTTTTGGTTCTGAAATGCAAAAAGACAAATACATTGCATAAGGTTTCTATTGTCCCCCGCGGGGTTGGCGCGCTTGGCGTAACTTTTAGCTTGCCTGAAGAAGATAGATTCTTGATGAGCAAACCACAGGCCAAAGAAGAAGTTCTTGTCCTTTTGGGAGGCCGGGCGGCAGAAGATGTTCTTTTGGGAGAGATTACAAGTGGTGCATCCAATGATTTGGAAAGAGCAACAGAATTTATTAAGAATATGATTGGTAAATGGGGGATGGACGAAAAAATTGGCTTGGCATCATTCAGCTCAGGTAATGCAAGCCCGTTTTTAGGGAAGTCCCTTGCTTTGCATGAAGGCATGAGTTCGGGGATGCAGTATAAAATTGAAAAGAGAGTTATAGAACTTCTGGATGAATATTATAAGAAGGCTAAGGAAATCGTCCAAGCTTCAAAGGATGAGTTGGAGGACTTATCGCGAGCACTTCTAGAGCACGAAACTCTGGATGTCTTGCAGATCAAGGCAATTTTGGAAAAATAAACTAATAGTTTACCTCTGGTTAAATCCAGGGGTTTTTGTTGACAAAATCTTTGTTTTATGTTAATATAATATCAGTATTTGTGGACTCGTGGTGTAGCCCGGTTAACACGTCTCCCTGTCACGGAGAAGATCGCCGGTTCGAATCCGGTCGAGTCCGCCATCAAAAAATCCAACCTTGCGTTGGGTTTTTTGATTAGGTACACTATAATAATATGTATATCTCTGACAAAATTTATGGACAATGGGAAATAAGTGAACCCGTTCTTCGTGATCTGATAAATTCTCACGCCATGCAAAGATTGAAGGGAATTGCCCAATTTGGTCCGCCGGAAGAGTTTTATCATAAAAAAGGATTTTCGCGATATGAGCACTCTATCGGAGTATTTTTGTTATTACGAAAATTAGGCGCTACTCTGGAAGAGCAGGTTGCCGGGCTTTTGCACGACGCTTCGCACACTGCTTTTTCGCATGTTATAGACACGGT is a genomic window of Parcubacteria group bacterium CG10_big_fil_rev_8_21_14_0_10_36_14 containing:
- the ybeY gene encoding rRNA maturation RNase YbeY — encoded protein: MINFEMNGGVAGLKEDVKKLEKALFQEFKKDGDISIAFVDSKTSKKLNKTYRGKNKPANILTFVYNDEDSLGEIILCKEELKHFAKEQNISIKKAAIYLIIHGMCHIFGFTHKINKKAVQMEKKEMKIKKMIKI
- a CDS encoding diacylglycerol kinase, giving the protein MKNRMLRSIGSALKGFSIILKEERNFRIQNIVAIIVIVLMNIFPLSIVEKGILLLLIVIILVLEMFNSIMERLLDIFKPRMHAYVKDIKDIAAGTVLISAVGAIIIGVIIFYPHLKFFLTFIKR
- the ftsA gene encoding cell division protein FtsA, translated to MQENIIVGLDIGSRSIKMAAGELVVTGDKEQLHILGAVEVPSEGIKKGVISNVEDVISSISICRDRLERVMNIPIERIYASVNTNQLLCQESRGLVGVGRPNGEIVGEDTYRALEQAQTVVRPSNYEILHVIPKGYSVDGQPNIKDPIGMTGIRLEVDAFLIQMPLTHLKNLTKCIHRTTMEIDDVVLGILANAESMLTPKQKDFGAAVIDIGAATTGVAVYEEGDLIHLAILPIGSDYITQDINLCFKISLEIAEKLKIKYGSASPKNVSKKEEINLINEGYGEEEIISRKALTEIIEARVEEIFSKVNAELIKVGLAGLLPAGAVLCGGGAKLEGIVELAKKELKLPVSIGYPLDVSSVSEKISDPSFSTAISLVKWGSLNQDFSVDTVKKIMHKLKGFAGKGLTILRGGFKSIWK
- a CDS encoding cell division protein FtsZ gives rise to the protein MPEVKPDIETFAKIKVVGVGGGGGSAINRMINSKIKGVEFLAVNTDVQALHFSKANKKINIGKQITRGLGAGMDPELGKKAAEENQNEIRESLKDSDMVFITCGLGGGTGSGGSPIVAQIARDTGALTVAVVTKPFSFEGVQRKEISEKAYDALSQVVDAIITIPNDRILQIVEKKTSLMDAFDIVDDVLRQGVQGISELITVPGQINVDFADVKKIMKEAGTALMGIGRGSGENRAIEAAKAAIQSPLLETTIDGAKGILFSITGSSDLGMNEVSEAAKIITQNADSDARVIWGTVIDESLKDEVKITVIATGFGGVKISKQSQNASGFYPQPDFIKKSEPSSRPIKKEESKKENFKVTEIRDDEENEEDVNELDIPAFLRKKM
- the pyk gene encoding pyruvate kinase, which codes for MNKRTKIICTIGPATESPVILSALIKSGMNIARLNFSHGTHDNHKKLIKNIRAVAKKNKAVIGIIADLQGPKIRLGEMEKEIILKKNESLILTTEKVKQEKNKILKIGVTYNKLHKDVKVGDRILINDGLVELLVQKVREKQIFCKVKNDGSISSHKGMNFPDSKISSSSLTAKDKKDLFFAMSQKVDFTAISFVRSEKDIILLNKLIEKFAKKLKVKKPRTVAKIEKGEALENFAGILDKVDGIMVARGDLGIEISAEDVPLRQKEIIALCRQSAKPVIIATQMLDSMIRNPRPTRAEVSDVANAVMDNVDAVMLSGETASGKYPKEAVEMMSKIIIETEESPYDDVKIEGGYGMNKEDGLGKSVNILIRETGIKQVTDFSSTDLYRYVSKWRPEAEIFRVIKGIDLYPLLFWGVNPVITEIKDMKKIISRLKVTKKLKKKFILLSGEDKIEIID
- a CDS encoding cell division protein FtsH, with amino-acid sequence MNGNLSKMRAALYMLLLFGIFVTVYQWCFYKEEVITDISLSEFKTAVEQGKVKSPVTTQGRVITGQYNDSKKFKSFNEADSPLNDFLRKHNVLQIVQKEEGPSVLSSLLYGFLPIIILVLLIVFFMKKMQGQAGQAMNFGKAKTYEPQNKDKVVFADVAGIDEAKEELEEIIEFLRHPKKLSRLGGKVPKGVLLMGAPGTGKTLLARAIAGEADAKFYSIAGSEFVEMFVGVGASRVRDLFKIARQNTPCVIFIDEIDAVGRHRGTGYGGGNDEREQTLNQILSEMDGFAHDDAIVLIGATNRPDVLDPALLRPGRFDRQVVVPRPDLKGREAILKVHARGKIISEDVDFFKIARGTPGFSGADLENLCNEAALIAAKLDKKAVQQDDFEYAREKILMGREKPTVISEEERKVIAVHESGHALLVLKCKKTNTLHKVSIVPRGVGALGVTFSLPEEDRFLMSKPQAKEEVLVLLGGRAAEDVLLGEITSGASNDLERATEFIKNMIGKWGMDEKIGLASFSSGNASPFLGKSLALHEGMSSGMQYKIEKRVIELLDEYYKKAKEIVQASKDELEDLSRALLEHETLDVLQIKAILEK